One Nostoc sp. CENA543 genomic window, TTCTGATATTGCAGATAGCAATCCCATATAGTAAGTTAAAATCTCCGGTTTTGAAACTATACAGTATGTAGAGATGTTATTTTACCTGTAAAAGTTCCGAGATACTGATGTCTCAGCTATGTTTATTAGGTTTTAACCTCTACGGACAACTGATTGTATGATACGCAGTAGCGAATAAATTGTGCTGTACGCTACATAAATTCCCCTGAATATTATTTAATAAGTTACTACCCACTGTTTGATAAGCAGAAACTAATCTTCAGCCGCAAGTGCAGGATTAACTTCTGAGGAAAGTTGATTTTATTCCCAGAATAAAATACCCTTTTCTGCTATAAAAATATCAAACGAGCGGAAGAAAAAAGTTATTAGTCATTAGTTATTAGTCATTAGTCATTAGGGAACAGTTTTTCTCATCTCCTACCTTGTCTCCCCCTACCCCCTGCACACCTGTACCCCTGCACCCTGCACCCTGCCCTGCGCCCCTGCATCCTTACACCCCTACGCCTCTAACTTCTCCTTTCCTCCGAGGGCTAACAGCCAAACTAAGACGACAACCCAGTGTATGAGGACAATTATCCAAAAACAGCCGGTGAGGGCGTAGGCGACTGTGCAGCATAGCCCTAAAAGTCCGGCTAGAGTAAGGAAAATGGGGTGTAAGAAGGTGGGGGAACCTTGGGGGAAGAAGGTTTTGGCGTTGAGGGGATGATAAATGATAAACAGAAAGATGATGAATATTGCCCACAATGCCCATATGTACCAGTTGATGACTTCTATGGGGTGGGGAAGGGATAAAACTCGAAAGACTAATTCTTCGGAGATGGCTGGGAAAAACAGGGCTTGTAGGGCGATCGCTATCTGCTCTATTCTCTCAGATGGGCTGAAACTCCAATGCAGAAAGCCGAATTTCCAACCCAAAGGTATGGCGATCGCCCCGTAAACTATTAATATCACTCCCATCACTAGCCAATCTTGGGCGCGGGGAAGTACCAAGGACGCAAGTAAGCGATTGAGCAAAATGGTAATGGGTGCAATGTTGGTACCAGGAATAGTGAGATATCCTAAGCCCATTGTCGGTGCGAGGGGGGCAATATCGGGATTTGTACCGCCAATTTGATTGGTTCTGAGAAACCACAGTTTTGCACCATGTTTTAAGAATAAAGCGGCTAGTTCGTCGTGGGCTTGTCTGGGTAGCATTGTCCGCCAACTGGTTAATGCCGCCCAAATACTGCGATCTCGTTCTGTTGGTTTTCTTTCACCAGTACCCATTAAATAATCTGCACTACTTTGCCAGTCAGCGCGGACAATTCCCAATGGTGTTAATTGTCTTTCTAAGGCTTGACCAAGATGCACTAATTTTTGAAAGCGTAATGTCTGGGGATCATTGGGATGATTTTTTAGCCATTGCTGAATTTCAGGACGGGATTTCACCTGTTGGGTAATGACTTGAATGGCAATGTATAATGCTTGGCTAGCATCTTGGACGCAAGAAGTGGCGGGAGAAACCGTCGCGCTACCTGTACCGTCACCTGTGCGATAACGCGCCATCATAATTTCTAACTGTTGCAGAAATTCTGCCGTGGGAGAGAGTTTCACCCCTGCAAAATCATAGTCTTGGGTAACGGCGGGAAACTTCATCAACACATCAGAAATGGGGCGTGTGGCTGCCCATCCCCATTGCAAGTTACCCATATAATCAACCCAGGAATGTTTACCGGAGATGATCCCATCGGGATTATTGGCGTAAATTTGGGCGTAGGTAATGGCAAACTGTAATTCTTGGGTGATGGGTTCACGCACTACCTCTGCTAGCCCAAAAGCAAAATGTCCAGTGACGGTGAACGCGGGGAATCCTTCGGCTTTTTTCCCGCCAATTCCGCCAAAACTGTGAAGAAGAATAGCTTTATCACCTTCTCGCCAATCTAATAAGGCGTTGGGTGGTGCTTTGGTGGTGGGATCAAGCAAAACTTTGGTAATTGTTCCTTGGTCTTGTGGTGGAATTTGCCAATTTTTATCCTTGGTGTAGGTAAGTCCGGCTGCTTCTCCCAAGACTATTTTACTGGGCTGGAGTTGCAGGAGCGATCGCGGCACTAATCCCTGGACAGTAAATATTCCTTGGGGGTTTTTACTACCGTAGATATACCAGCCAAATGTTCCCACTGGGGAAGTTTCGATTTGTCTGGGGGTAGATGGGGGGATATTGCGGGTGTCGAATACCTGTTGGGGGATGCGGATGGTTTCTTCTACGCCATCAAATTGGCGAGTCACTCGGCTATAGTGACGCACCCGAAAAAAATCACTAGGACAGGGTGAACTCCCCGGACAGGCGAAAGGTGCGGGATATTTACTGCTAGTGGGTTCGGGATAGAGAATTTTAACTAAGCTATAAAATCTACCCGTAGTTAATACTGGTTCCTGGGAAATTCGCAAGCGTGGTTCACTATTCCCGATTTCTACTAGTTCCGCATCATTTAAACTGACAATCACATCATCATTAGGTCTAGCACCAGCCAGTGATTGTAAAGGCCCCACCTGAAGACGACCATCTAAACGTGCTGGATGAATAATCCCCCCAGCTTGGCTTTTTTTCGTACTCTCGGTAAATTTGACATCTCGTTGTACAGCCTGGACGTAAGACTTTAACTGTGGTTGATCTTGCCATTCCAAGCGGATGATTTTACCAACTAGAGACTGCGCTGTGGGGGGTGCGTGTTGAATTTCTATCCATACCCAGTCTTCCCCAGGTGGGATTTGTTGTGGCGTGGGTAAGAGTAATCTCCCTACCCATTTGGCGACGGGTTGATACAAATCGGGGTTAACAGTTTGATTGAGGGGATAATAGGTGGTTTGATTAAAGCTTTGGCGTTTGTGGATGGCGTAGTTACTTTCCTGCCGAATAATTGGTTGCGATCGCGGATAAAACAGGAAAATAGCGATCGCACTTATAATCACCAACAGCACAAAAACCCCAAAGCGAAATTTTCTCCTGGGACGTAACTTTAGTTTGGTAGAAGATTCTTCATTTGTCATTGCCCTGATTTGTACCCTAGTCTTCAGCAGCAGCTATGCGATTATATAATGCTGCGTCACGCACTCGATACACACATCCCCAGGCGATCGTTTTTCTACGTTGCTCTTAACAAAAAGACAAAATAATAATTTAGTCTATTCCATTTCAGACAAATATCATCATCTAAAGTCTTTTTATTTCTATCAGAAAACAGCGAGATATTATTTTTTTATAGAGTCATGTTGTAAGTTAATAAATGTGAGCAACCAAATATAGATGCCATATTCAAAAAATATGGTTATTACTGTTTCCAGTAATGAAGAGATTCAGCTAAACCCATATATTAATAAGCAATGCTGAAGTATTTAAATAACTTAAAACCAGGTATAAGTCCACCAATCAATAAAACCAAGGAGTTAAAAGATGAATTTACCTGCTATCTCTGCCGGTAAGTGGTTACAATTTGGTCTAGTTTTTACAAGTTTAATTGGCAGTTTCAGCTTGACATCAACTCCAGCATCAGCACAAGTCTTGATAGAAGATCCTATCGCCGACTTTGGCTCTGGAGATCCCGGTGCTTTTGCTGGAGTAGCTGTATTTGTTACTCCCAGTGCTTATTTGTCCACAATTGCGGCTGAAACTGTTGCGCCTTCAGGAACTTTCTTTAGAGGAATTAATGGTAGTGGTACGTTATTAGTTACAGCAACTTCATACATAGATCCGGTGACTCATGTCGCATATCCCAGCCTGGCACTGCATACAGGTGGACTAGGTGTACTCCCCTATGATGCAGGTGGAGGATCTATTAGAGGTGCTGTTGTAGAAAGACTAAGATTCGGTAATCTTACCTTAGATGAATTCACAGCACTAGTGAGAGCTGCTGTTGGTAACGATGGTTTAGAATAATACAATTCTGCTCAAAATTTTAATTGTTAGTAAAACTTGTTCACCCTGATTTTTGCAAGCAATCGGGGTGATGTCTTTAAAATGCCTAAAAACTTATATAGCAGTCCTATTTGATTGGTGAGAACTCGCGGTGTCCAGATACCAGGCTTCTCAAAGAAGTCGGGGATCTTGTATCTCATGAATGATTTATGATTGCTATATAAATAAGGCGATCAATTTTGTCTGTGATTGATCAACTCCAGTCTTTAAAATCTAAAACCTCCTTCAAAACTGGCTTCAAAGGTATCACCACTCATTCCCAAACGAGACTCCCAAAAAGAGCTACTTTGTGGAATACCATACTGAATTAATAAGCCGTAGGAAAAATCATCAATACGATTTCTAATTCCTCTGTCAATATTTCTAAAATTTTGCAAATAGGCTCCTAAAGACCAGCGAGTATTTATTGGTGTACTACCTTCTAACGTATAGAAAATTTGCTCTCTGATTTCTACATTACTACTTAAAATTAAGCCAGTATTGAATATCAATCTACCCTGTAAAAATCCCAAAGGTCGAATCGTATCTTGCTCATCCACAAGTGCGATCGCTGTAGATAGAGAATAGTTCAAATTCCTATCTTGACGAGAAAAAAAGTAACTTAAATTTAGGTAAGCTGGATTTTGGAAATTAGCCGCACTATTCCAATTAAATTGCAAGGATGGAATATGGTTAGTAACAGATTGCACTCTACCTTCTGCATCAATGTCCACATGGGTATTGATATAATTCAAGGCAGCATTAGTATAAATACCCACTGTTGGCTCTAACAAACCAAAATTGTTTGTCACATTAAAAGCGGTATCTGCATTTAAGTTAAACCATATTCCTGAATTGATAATATAGTTCCATTGACTAGAAGAACCTGACCATAAAACTTCTATACTAGGTAAATATAAATATCCATCAAAAGTTTGAAAATAAGTCGTTAATTTCCCATTTTGGCTTAATTCAATGTTATCAAAAGCAATATCAAACGAACGAATATCAATTGGAACAGATGCCATATTAGATGAGTTCCAATTTTGAATATATTGCTGACCGTTAGGAGCAGTTAAAGTCACCTGTGTAGCTGATGAGCGATTTGATGTTTGTGGTGATGGAATCGGCACATTAATAGAGTTTAGATGACCAAAACTGTTTTGAGAAACTTCGGCTTTAGAAATAAATGTTTCACCATCCCGCCAAGTACGCTTACCATCTGCAAACTGAATTAAACGCCGATGATTTCCTGTGCGAATTTGTAAAACACTAGAACTATTGGGTGTAATTATGCTAGGAAATGTCAACCTTCCAGAAACCTGTTCTAAACCGCTATTACGATTCCCTAAAAATAAACTTCTATTCAATCTTTGATTGATTTGTCTTCTTTGCGCTAATGTGGATTTTGCATCTATATTGGCAAAACGCTCTAATCGAGAAAAACGTTGTTGACCTTCTTGTAAACTTTGTGTTAAACGGGGAATGTCAACTAAATGAAAAATTCCGCCTATAAGCATTCCAATTGTGGTATTGGCTGTTTGTAATTCATCAATTTTGAGTTCATTCGATGATAAAGACAAGGACAGACCAGGATTAGTATAGATATTAGTGTAAGTTGCTTTAGCTTCTAGAGAATCATATTCTAAGAGAGTCCGATTATGAGGATAACTAAAATAAAATCTTTGCCAATCATGTTTTTCAGATATTTCTCTTAGTCCCAAATAATTCTGTCTCTCACTTAGAGCAATCCAATAGAGGGAATTTAAGTAATATAAATCACGTTGATTTTTATTAATAGATGGATTGAGCAAAATATTGAATAAATCAAAATTATCAAATTCTTCTCTATTTCCGACTTTAATTCCTGGAGTAGATGTGATCACAGGTTGAAATTGGGTTCTTTGTCTAGTTAAAGGATTTCCCCAAATAAATCCTGCTTCCCTTAAGGTAGCACGAGGGATAACTGAGCCGCGAGAAAGATTTACTTCTCCTAGTAATGGTTGTAGATTACTAGTGGGAAATGTCTGTAAAATTAATGGGTCTTGATTATCATTAAAATAAGAAATATTAGGCACTAAGGAAGTTACAGAATTATTGTGGCTATTGCCATTAATAATAATATTACCGGGATTAACACCTACAGGACTAGTTACTTCTGCTGCAATTGATTCAATAGAAAATTGATTAAGTCCTGTTTCTTTTGTTAACTCTTGCAAAGATTCAGGAAGAGTAAAAACTGTTTGCAAACCCCAAAGTCTTTGAGTTAATCTAATTGTTTGTACCGTGATGGTATCATTTGATTCTCCTTGATACAAAACCCCACTTTGCCAACCTTTACTTTCCACTACAATCCGATTACCAGGTAGTACCCAATAAAATTGATCCTTTTGAGGGAAATTAACAAATGTAAATTGGCTAAAAACTGAATCTGCTGAG contains:
- a CDS encoding type II CAAX prenyl endopeptidase Rce1 family protein; translation: MTNEESSTKLKLRPRRKFRFGVFVLLVIISAIAIFLFYPRSQPIIRQESNYAIHKRQSFNQTTYYPLNQTVNPDLYQPVAKWVGRLLLPTPQQIPPGEDWVWIEIQHAPPTAQSLVGKIIRLEWQDQPQLKSYVQAVQRDVKFTESTKKSQAGGIIHPARLDGRLQVGPLQSLAGARPNDDVIVSLNDAELVEIGNSEPRLRISQEPVLTTGRFYSLVKILYPEPTSSKYPAPFACPGSSPCPSDFFRVRHYSRVTRQFDGVEETIRIPQQVFDTRNIPPSTPRQIETSPVGTFGWYIYGSKNPQGIFTVQGLVPRSLLQLQPSKIVLGEAAGLTYTKDKNWQIPPQDQGTITKVLLDPTTKAPPNALLDWREGDKAILLHSFGGIGGKKAEGFPAFTVTGHFAFGLAEVVREPITQELQFAITYAQIYANNPDGIISGKHSWVDYMGNLQWGWAATRPISDVLMKFPAVTQDYDFAGVKLSPTAEFLQQLEIMMARYRTGDGTGSATVSPATSCVQDASQALYIAIQVITQQVKSRPEIQQWLKNHPNDPQTLRFQKLVHLGQALERQLTPLGIVRADWQSSADYLMGTGERKPTERDRSIWAALTSWRTMLPRQAHDELAALFLKHGAKLWFLRTNQIGGTNPDIAPLAPTMGLGYLTIPGTNIAPITILLNRLLASLVLPRAQDWLVMGVILIVYGAIAIPLGWKFGFLHWSFSPSERIEQIAIALQALFFPAISEELVFRVLSLPHPIEVINWYIWALWAIFIIFLFIIYHPLNAKTFFPQGSPTFLHPIFLTLAGLLGLCCTVAYALTGCFWIIVLIHWVVVLVWLLALGGKEKLEA